From the genome of Homalodisca vitripennis isolate AUS2020 chromosome 8, UT_GWSS_2.1, whole genome shotgun sequence, one region includes:
- the LOC124367816 gene encoding tigger transposable element-derived protein 6-like, with protein sequence MATKQKYKCLSLSEKKEVIAAVESGKAKSEVAKTFQIPASTLSTILKNKQKIVEVSSVAGRKRTTKGEYPRLEECLVTWLRQCRDKNVPVGGSLLKEKAKAYAKELGIPSFAASEGWLTNFKKRNGIFFKKVCGESASVSDSVCSDWRAELSSLTESYEPHNIFNTDETGLFFKCMPDKTFTFKDEKCHGGKHSKERLTLLLTVNMDGSEKLKPLLIGKAAKPRCFKGIQSFPVTYRSNKKAWMTTELFNEWLNSLNSDMKKQNREILLFLDNCSVHNNPPNLSNVKLHFFPPNTTSKLQPLDQGIIQNFKAFYRHEIVKIVLDGIDSNETPNISILTAMLIVEKAWKSVSQTTIFNCFRKSGFCVNTPDEELQVVQPTPWESHPVIGDVPFEDFVQVDDEVAVWGTLTDADILAAKDEEQPDVDNDEEDQEFPPVTLKEASTSLEKLRHFSLQTEVGPEVFDALFVLNKVVDEARINKKKQSKITDFFN encoded by the exons ATGGCtactaagcaaaaatataaatgtctttctCTTTCGGAAAAGAAAGAAGTGATCGCGGCGGTAGAAAGTGGTAAAGCGAAGTCGGAAgttgcaaaaacatttcaaatccctGCGAGTACCTTGTCtaccattctaaaaaataaacaaaaaatagttgaaGTGAGTTCCGTAGCAGGAAGAAAAAGAACGACAAAAGGTGAATATCCTAGATTAGAAGAGTGTTTAGTCACATGGCTTAGACAGTGTAGAGATAAAAATGTTCCTGTTGGAGGTtcgcttttaaaagaaaaggcaAAGGCATATGCTAAAGAGCTTGGCATCCCCAGCTTTGCAGCAAGCGAAGGCTGGTTGACTAATTTCAAAAAACgtaatggtatattttttaaaaaggtttgtggGGAAAGCGCTAGCGTTAGCGACAGTGTGTGTTCCGATTGGCGTGCAGAGTTGTCCAGCTTAACAGAAAGTTATGaaccacacaacatttttaacaccGACGAGACTGGCTTATTCTTTAAATGCATGCCGGAcaagacatttacatttaaagacgaGAAATGCCACGGAGGGAAACATAGTAAGGAAAGGTTAACTCTTCTGTTGACTGTTAACATGGATGGTTCCGAAAAATTGAAACCCCTCCTCATCGGGAAAGCAGCAAAACCTAGGTGTTTTAAAGGTATCCAGTCATTTCCCGTAACCTACCGCTCGAACAAAAAGGCGTGGATGACAACGGAGTTGTTTAACGAGTGGTTAAATTCATTGAACAGCgacatgaaaaaacaaaatcgTGAAATCCTCTTATTCCTTGATAACTGTTCAGTTCATAACAACCCTCCAAATCTCTCGAATGTGAAACTTCACTTTTTTCCACCAAATACAACATCCAAGTTGCAGCCTCTAGACCAAGGCATAATTCAAAACTTCAAAGCATTTTACAGACATGAAATAGTCAAGATTGTACTGGATGGAATTGACAGTAATGAAACTCCAAACATCTCTATTCTCACAGCCATGTTGATTGTTGAAAAAGCGTGGAAAAGTGTGAGTCAAAcgacaatatttaactgttttcgtAAGTCTGGATTCTGTGTTAACACACCCGATGAAGAACTTCAAGTTGTGCAGCCAACACCTTGGGAATCTCACCCTGTAATAGGAGATGTTCCATTTGAAGATTTTGTGCAAGTTGATGACGAAGTTGCAGTATGGGGAACCCTTACTGATGCTGACATCTTGGCCGCTAAAGATGAAGAACAACCTGATGTTGATAACGATGAGGAAGACCAGGAGTTCCCGCCTGTCACTCTGAAGGAAGCCAGCACATCCTTAGAAAAGCTGCGCCATTTTTCTCTCCAG ACAGAAGTTGGGCCGGAAGTGTTCGACGCACTATTTGTGTTAAACAAGGTCGTCGATGAGGCACGAATCAACAAGAAAAAGCAATcaaagataacagattttttcaattaa